AACTCTGCGTTGGCCTGTGCAATTACATACCTGCCTTCCTCAATAGCAGACAAATAATCAATTTCATTGGTTACTTTGCCATCAATAACACGGCGGTAAGGAGTTTCTAAAAAGCCGTATTCATTTGTTCGCGCATATACAGATAATGAGTTAATCAATCCGATATTTGGACCTTCAGGCGTCTCAATCGGACATACGCGACCGTAATGGGTTGGATGCACGTCCCGCACTTCGAAACCTGCTCGTTCACGGGTCAAACCACCTGGACCTAAAGCCGATACACGGCGTTTATGGGTAATTTCAGACAGGGGGTTGGTCTGATCCATGAACTGACTCAACTGGCTGGAACCGAAAAACTCTTTAATGGCCGCAGAAACCGGTTTAGCGTTGATTAAATCGGTAGGCATTAAGTTTTCTGACTCTGCTTGATTCAAGCGTTCTTTTACTGCACGTTCGACACGTGACAAACCACTTCTGAACTGATTTTCCGTAAGCTCTCCGACAGAACGGACACGGCGGTTACCCAAATGGTCAATATCATCTACCTCTCCATGACCATTGCGCAGCTCAACCAAAGTTGCAATCGAAACGACAATATCCTCTACACTTAATACATAGCCACCTTTCTCAGCAGCACCTGCAAAGGTTTCATTAATTAGACGACCATACCAAGATGCTTTTTGAGCATCAGTCAATTTTTGTTCATATGTCCGTGTATTAAATTTCATACGGCCAACACGCGACAAATCGTAGCTATCTTCATTGAAGAATAAGCGGTTAAACAACAACTCAACCGCCTCCTCTGTAGGAGGTTCACCAGGACGCATCATGCGGTAAATCGCTACCCTTGCGGCTTGTTGATCAACTGTCTCATCTGTACTTAATGTTGCAGAAATATAACCACCTTGATCCAACTCATTAATATACAGGGTTTCCAAATTGGTAACGCCTTGGATATCCAGCTGAGCCAACAATTCTTCTGTAATCTCATCATTAGCAACAGCTAATACTTCACCTGTATCAGGCACAACAACATCTTTGGCTAAAATTTTTCCAATCAAAGTATCTGGTTCTATCGCTAAACGCTTCAAGCCTGATTTTTCAATATCACGGATATTTTTAGCAGTAATACGCTTACCGGCACTTACCAAAACATTGCCATCTTTATCTGCGATATCCAACTTAGCTGTTTCACCTTTCAAACGAGCAGGCACCAAGTCTGTTTCAATACCATTTTTAGATAAATAGAATGTTTCTTTATCATAAAAAGTATCTAAAATCTGCTCATTGCTGTAACCCAAAGCTTTTAAAAGAATAGTTACAGGCATTTTCCGACGACGGTCAATACGGAAATATAATAAATCTTTTGGATCAAACTCAAAATCTAACCATGAACCACGATAGGGAATAACTCTTGCGGAAAACAATAACTTACCAGAAGAATGCGTTTTACCACGGTCATGTTCAAAAAACACACCGGGGGAACGATGCAGCTGAGATACAATAACCCGCTCGGTTCCATTGATTACAAAAGAGCCGCTTGGGGTCATCAAAGGAATTTCACCCATGTAAACTTCATTTTCGCGCACCTCTTTTACTGTAGGCTTAGAGGATTCTTTATCTAAAATCACCAACCTGATACGAGCACGCAAAGGAGCAGCATAAGTGATGCCGCGTAATTGACATTCAGCGATGTCAAACAGAGGCTCCCCTAAAATATAATGCACAAATTCAAGACGTGCGTAACCATTATGACTAACTATCGGGAAAATAGAATTGAATGCAGCTTGCAAACCATCATCACTACGTTTATCAAAAGGTTTTTCTTGCTGCAAAAATTTAGAATAAGAGTCTAATTGTGTTGCCAACAAAAATGGCACATCCAAAACATTTGCACGCTTTGCAAAACTCTTACGAATGCGCTTCTTTTCTGTAAAAGAATAACTCATGTAAAACACTCCCAAAAACGGAAAGATGGTTAAAGAGAAACTATTGAATCTTACTTATTAACAAGTCCATATTCACAAATTTAAATAAATTTACTGTGTAACAACCAAAAAATAGAAAATTTATGTAAACTTATGAGTTATATTTTTCTAAAAGCGAAATAAGGCTGGCAGTAAACTGCCAGCCCAATCTGCAGAAAAAGCTTATTTGATTTCGACTTTAGCGCCAGCTTCTTCCAATTGTTTCTTAATATCATCAGCTTCTGCTTGAGAAACACCTTCTTTAAGCGTTTTCGGAGCACCATCGACCATATCTTTAGCTTCTTTCAAGCCTAAACCAGTAATGGCGCGAACAACTTTAATAACACCTACTTTTTGGTCACCGGCAGAAGCTAAAATAACATCAAATTCAGTTTTAGCTTCAGCGGCAGCAGCACCAGCAGCAGGACCAGCAGCAACAGCAACAGCAGCAGCTGATACACCAAATTTTTCTTCAAACGCCTTAACTAAGTCGTTCAACTCCATTACAGTTAAATTACCAACTGCTTCTAAAATGTCTTCTTTAGTAATAGCCATGCTATCAAACTCCTAATTTTTAATTCAAAATATTTGATTATTTAGTTAATAAAGCTGTTATTTTCAAGCAGCTTCGCCTTCCTTCTTCTCTGCCAAAGCAGCCAATCCTCGAGCAAGACTTGAAACAGGCGCTTGCATAACAAATAACAATTTAGACAACAATTCTTCACGGCTTGGAATAGATGCTAACTCACTAACCTGACTTGCATCCATAACTTCACCATTATAAGAACCTGCCTTAATAATGATTTTGTCATCTTTTTTCGAGAATTGATGTAACACTTTTGCAGCAGCAACAGCATCTTCTGATGCAGCATAAACTAAAGGGCCTACCATTTGCTCAGCTAAAGCAGCAAATGAAGTACCTTCAACTGCGCGACGAGCCAATGTATTCTTAAGAACGCGTAAATACACACCTTCTTTTCGTGCATTGGAACGCAACTCTGTCATGCTAGCAACACTGATACCGCGATATTCGGCGATAACCATAGTTTGAGCATTAGCAATACTTGTACTAATTTCTTCTACGGCTGCTTTCTTGGTTTCAATATTGAGACTCAAGGTCTACCTCCCACTGTTTACAATCAAAATATCTAAAAGCAAAAATAGATATTTCACCAGCGCGGCAACCTGAAAAGACATTCACAAGCAATTTTGCTTTAACACTTCAGGACTACCGTCTGCGTAGGGTTAAATTATTAAATCTTTCGATCCCTACGGTCTTGGACATCTACTTAAATAATTAAGTAGCCCATAGTATATGGTGACTTTTGGCAACCCAAAAGTCACCTATAAAATCTTACTGCTTAGTTGTTCACACTCGTTGTGTCGACCCGAACACCTAAACCCATCGTGCTACTTACAGCCACTTTCTTTAAATATTGGCCTTTAGCAGCAGCAGGCTTTGCTTTAACCAAAGCATCTAACAATGCGTAAAAATTCTCTTTTAAATCAGTTTCAGAGAAAGAAGCCCGACCAATTGTTGCATGTACAATACCAGCCTTGTCTGTCCTATATTGAATTTGGCCTGCTTTTGCATTTTTAACAGCTTCTGCAACATTGGGGGTTACTGTTCCTACTTTAGGGTTCGGCATTAAGCCACGAGGCCCCAAAATAGTTCCTAACTGTCCAACGATGCGCATAGCATCAGGAGAAGCAATCACCACATCAAAATCTAAATTACCTTTTTTGACTTCTTCGGCTAAATCCTCAAAACCTACAACATCTGCACCAGCTTCTTTTGCCGCCTCTGCATTAGCACCTTGGGTAAACACAGCTACTCGAGTAACTTTACCCGTACCTTTAGGTAACACAACAGAACCACGAATCACTTGATCAGACTTGCGAGGATCAACACCCAAATTAAATGAAGCATCAATTGACTCGTCAAATTTTGCTGTCGCAGCTTTCTTCACTAAAGAAATAGCCTCATCAATTGAATATAATTTATTGGCCTCAACTGACTGCCTCAGAGTTTTTAAACGCTTGGACACCTTAGCCATTACACACCCTCCACATCGAGACCCATAGAACGAGCAGAACCAGCAATAGTACGAACAGCCGCATCTAAATCAGCAGCAGTTAAGTCTGGCTCTTTAGTTTTAGCAATCTCTTCCAGTTGCGCACGTGTTATTTTACCTACCTTGCTAGTTAACGGATTTGAACTACCTTTTTGCAAACCAGCCGCCTTCTTCAACAAGATTGAAGCAGGGGGCGTCTTCATCACAAAAGTAAATGATTTATCAGCAAAAGCTGTAATCACCACAGGAATTGGAAGACCAGGCTCCATCCCTTGAGTTGCCGCATTAAACGCTTTACAAAATTCCATAATATTCAAACCACGTTGGCCTAATGCTGGACCAACCGGCGGTGAAGGGTTCGCTTTCCCTGCAGGAATTTGCAGTTTAATATAACCAATAATTTTTTTTGCCACAATTAAGCTCCTAATAACGGGTATAACGTGGAAACTTCCACTCCCCAAAAAATCAAGTCTTAAATTATAAAATGCTTTTTATTTAATTGCAACTGATTAAATAATCCCATATTTATGAATAAACCGTATTATTCATAAATATCTAAAATGATAAAGCCACTTTATGCTTAAAATTAAGTGACTTTGTATTTCAATATTTTCGAAAAATTAATTCAAAGTTAAATTTTTTCAACTTGGCTAAATTCAAGCTCAACAGGTGTTTCTCTGCCAAAAATCTGAACTAAAACCCTTAGCTTGTTACGCTCATAATCAACATCTTCTACTACGCCATTAAAATCAGCAAATGGACCATCATTTACTCTCACTTGCTGACCAATATCAAACTCAACTTTAGGCTTAGGTTTACGATCAGTATCACCCTTGCCCACTTGATTCATCAACGACTCAACTTCTTTCTGAGAAATAGGAATAGGCCGATTCGCAGTACCACCAATAAAGCCATTCACCCTAGGCGTACTTTTTACCAAATGCCATGACTCATCCGTCATTTCCATTTCCACAAGAACATAACCCGGAAAAAACTTTCGTTCACTAACAGTACGTCGCCCATTCTTGATATCCACCACTTCTTCAACTGGCACAAGAATCTCACCAAAATAGCCCTCCATATTTTCACGAGCAACTCGTTCTTTCAAGGTTTTTTGGACATTTTTTTCAAAGCCAGAATAAGCTTGAACAACATACCAGCATTTAGCCATTTTTCTTAACCTCTCAACAATACTGCATTAAATACTATAGTAATCAGGCTATCTACAGTATAAATAAAGGCTGATAATATTAGTGCAAAAATGATTACTCTAATTGTAATTTTAGTAGACTCGGCTCTAGTCGGCCAAACAACTTTCTTAAATTCAACATACGAATCTTTAATATAAGAAAGAAAGCCTCTGCCATATTGACACCAAGACAAAATCATTACCACTGCAACCAAACCACTCAAAACTAAGAGCGCATATCTTAAATACAGGGAAATATTCAAGACATTAAAATAGTACACCCACAACCCTAAACCAAATATAGAAAATGCGATAACTGACTTCATGTAATCAGCAACGCTTATTCTTTTCTTAACTTGGTTGCTTTTTTTATCCCACTGAGCAATACCCGTATTAGGTGAGTGTGATTCAGAAGGTGTTTTCTCTGTCATTTTAAACCCAAACAAATTAATAAAAACTAACCGACTCATAAGGCCGGTTAGTTTTCTGATTTGGCAGGCCAGGAGGGTCTCGAACCCCCAACCCTCGGTTTTGGAGACCGATACTCTACCAATTGAGCTACTGGCCTCTAAACTTTAAGCAATAATAGAAGAAACCACACCTGCACCTACAGTCCGGCCACCTTCACGAATCGCAAAACGCAAACCTTCTTCCATAGCAATCGGTGCAATCAATTCTACTGTGATGGCTACATTCTCGCCAGGCATAACCATTTCAACACCTTCTTCCAAAGTCACAGCACCTGTCACATCTGTTGTACGGAAGTAGAACTGAGGACGGTAGTTTGCAAAGAATGGAGTATGACGACCACCTTCTTCTTTGCTCAAAACATACACTTCAGCTTTAAATTTGGTGTGAGGTGTAATTGTACCCGGTTTGGCCAATACTTGACCGCGCTCCACTTCTTCACGCTTAGTACCGCGCAACAAAACACCAACGTTATCACCAGCTTGCCCCTGATCCAACAGCTTACGGAACATCTCAACACCGGTACAAGTGGTTTTTTGGGTTTCTTTCAAACCTACGATTTCAATTTCATCGCCTACGTTGATAATACCACGCTCAACACGACCGGTTACTACGGTACCGCGGCCAGAAATAGAAAATACGTCTTCAATCGGTAACAGGAACGGTTTGTCGACAGCGCGCTCAGGCGTAGGAATATAGCTATCCAATGCTGCAGCCAGTTCATAGATTTTTTCTTTGTATGCTGCGTCACCTTCCAAAGCTTTCAATGCAGAACCTTGGACGATCGGGCAGTCATCACCCGGGAAATCGTAACTAGACAACAGGTCACGGATTTCCATCTCAACCAATTCCAACAACTCTGCATCGTCAACCATATCGCATTTATTCATAAATACGATAATGTAAGGCACACCCACCTGACGAGCCAACAGAATATGTTCGCGAGTTTGCGGCATAGGACCGTCGGCTGCAGAACATACCAAAATCGCACCATCCATTTGGGCTGCACCGGTAATCATGTTTTTAACGTAGTCTGCGTGACCCGGGCAATCTACGTGTGCATAGTGGCGGGTTTCAGTTTCATACTCTACATGTGAAGTGTTAATGGTAATGCCGCGGGCTTTTTCTTCCGGAGCATTGTCGATTTGGTCGTAGCCTTTAGCCTGACCACCAAATTTCTCAGCCAAAATTGTGGTTAGTGCTGCTGTCAATGTGGTTTTACCATGGTCAACGTGACCGATGGTGCCAACGTTTACGTGCGGTTTGCTACGTTCAAATTTTTCCTTAGCCATGGCAATTTCCTATATTTAATAAAAGTTTTGTTTAAAGTTACGGATTTCAAGAATTTGGTGCCCATGGGCAGATTTGAACTGCCGACCTCTCCCTTACCAAGGGAGTGCTCTACCCCTGAGCTACATGGGCCAATATGAATTGGAGCGGGTGAAGGGAATCGAACCCTCACCGTAAGCTTGGAAGGCTTCTGCTCTACCATTGAGCTACACCCGCATACTTACTATTCTTTTGCCCCATAAACTTGGATGTTTGGTGGTGGGAGAAGGATTCGAACCTTCGAAGCTCTCGCAACAGATTTACAGTCTGCCCCCTTTGACCGCTCGGGAATCCCACCTCAAGAGAAAACGAATAATACAAACTAGCTTAAAAGCCGTCAAGTATTATTCGTTATATTTTTCCAATTATCTCTTAAAATTTTAATTTATAAACGAATTATTTCAGACTATTTTGCCGCAACAATGCGTTCATATTTAGCCTGCAACTCTTCTTGGCTTTCCGGATGCTCTTCATCTATTAAGATACAGTCTACCGGACATACCTGCTGGCATTGAGGTTCATCATAATGGCCAACACATTGTGTGCATAAGCTCGGATTGATTTCATAGATTTCCTCGCCCTGATAAATTGCATCATTAGGGCATTCCGGTTCACATACGTCGCAATTGATGCACTCATCCGTAATAAAGAGTGACATTTCAAAATCCTTTTATATTTTCAAATTTAAACTTAATTAGTTAACTGAGGATTATAGCACAAACTGTTTTTTTCGCTGGCTGTTTAAGCTATTTTTCAATTTGAGAATAATTATTAAAATCAAAGAAGTATAAACCAATTCAGTGTGATATAGATGCTGACATCATGAGGCCTTTTATTGCTTATTTTTCACTTAGGGTTGATATATTCTTACTTCAAATAGGCTTTTTCCTGATTTGCCTTTACGATGCAGATACAGCCATTGGGGGATTGGAGGCATATTTGCTGCTTCTATATACACCATTGCTTTTTCAGACAGGCATTTTTCCAACACTTCGAATAATATTTCCCAATCCTCCCATATATATGGTGGATCAAGAAACACTACATCAAACTTTTCGCCTGATGATTTTAAATAATTAAGCGCATCCTGAGATGCTACGGTTATCTTATCTTGAAGCTCCAGTTCAACTGCATTTTGCTGCAATAGGCGGCTGCTATCTTTGTATTTTTCCACCATTACAACATGTCTGGCATTACGAGACGCCGCCTCTAACCCCAAAACACCACTGCCTGCAAATAAATCCAGCACTTTCAGACCGGTCAAATCTTGACCGAGCCAATTAAATAGCCGCTCTCTAACCATATCTGCGGTAGGACGCAAACCGTCGGCTGATAAGAATCGGATTTTCCGCCCTCTGCAGCTACCGCCGATAATTCTTACTTGATTAGCGTGCTTTGAATGTTTTGACACCTTAACCTCCTTTTTCAGACAGGCCTTGATTGTTGTTTCAAATTGATTTTTTAACTGTACTATGTGCAGCCTATGAATGCCTGTCTGAACAATTTCCGGGATGTAACACCGCCGACAAGCAGTATTTCACGAAACAAAACCTAGTTAGTTCTGTAACTTGTAAACTACTCAGCCTAAACAGATAAAGAAAAGCGGATATTAATATCCGCTTTACAGCTTTTATTCCTTAGGTGCAGGTGGTTCAATTTGTTCGCCCCAGCCGCACTCTTTTTGCGGGCAAACTTTTTCAGTGCCTCTTCGCTTGGTCGTTTTAATCGTTAAAACAGGCCATTGGCAATTGGGGCAGGTTTCTGCAATAGGCGGATTCCATACTGCATAATCGCAATCCGGATAAGTGTTGCAACTGTAAAAAAGTTTACCATATCGTGATTTTCGCTCGATTAGCTGGCCTTTACCGCATTTCGGACATGCCACACCGGTTTCTTTCGGTTTTTCCAACGGCTCGATATGTTTGCATTTCGGGTAATTGGCGCAGCCGATAAACTTACCATAACGGCCTTTTTTATAAACCAACTGCCCACCGCATTTCGGACAATCCCGCCCTTCGACTACTGTTGGCTCTTCCAACTCTTTTGCCGCGTCTTCTGCGGTTTCATTCACATTTCGCGTATAGTCACAGTCAGGATAGCCAGAGCAGGCAATAAAACGGCCGCGTCTGCCGAATTTAATTTGTAATTTATGATTGCCGCATTTCGGGCAAATTTCTTCTAATTCTTCAGTAGTGATTTTAGCCCGCTCAATTCCTTCCTTTTCAACCACCTGCTTGTGGAATCCCTTCCAGAATTTATCCATAACAGGAATCCATTGGCGCTTACCGCTGGCGATTTCATCCAAACTATCTTCCAGCTTGGCCGTAAAATCATAATCTACATATTGCTCAAAATGCTCTGTTAAGAATTTATTCACAATATCGCCGGTATCAGTAGGCATAAAGCGGCGCTGATCCACGGTAACATATTCTCGGTCTTTGAGTGTTTTAATAATGCTTGCGTAGGTTGAGGGGCGGCCGATACCGAAATCTTCCAGCGCCTTTACCAATGTGGCCTCATTAAATCTCGGAGGCGGTTGGGTAAAATGCTGCTCACCATAAAGCTTGTCGACGGGCAGTTCATCCCCCAGCTTCAAATCAGGCAGTTTTTTATTGTTTTCGTCTTCATCGTCTTCGTCTTGGCCTTCCTGATAAACATTCAAGAAGCCGGCAAACGCAAGCACCTGGCCTGTAACTCTGAACACGCCTTGACCAACATGGATATCAACCGTAGTTGCATCAAACTTGGCATCCACCATCTGACAAGCAACCGTTCTCTGCCAAATCATTTGGTAAAGCTTAAATTGATCGGTACTTAAAAACGGCTTCACACTTTCCGGCGTACGGTAAACCGACGTTGGCCGTATCGCTTCGTGTGCTTCTTGGGCATTTTTCGATTTGGTTTTATAAGCTCTCGCTTCTTTGGGCAGAAAATCCGCGCCGATTTTATTTTCAATATAATGCCGCAACTCAACAACCGCATCGGCAGACAGGCTCACGCTATCGGTACGCATATAAGTAATCAAACCAACTGCGCCCTGCCCTACATCGATACCTTCGAAAAGCTGCTGGGCCGTACGCATGGTGCGGTCGGTAGTCATACCGAGTTTGCGCACTGCGTCCTGCTGCATGGTAGAAGTAGTGTAAGGAGCAACCGGCTTTCTGGTCGCTTTCTTTTTCACCACATCAGTAACAACAGCCTTCTCGCCTTCCAAACCTTTCAACACTTCAGCCTGCGAAGCTTCGTCCGGCAAAGAAAACTGCTCCATCTTATTGCCTTGCCAGTGCGTCAACTTGGCGCTGAATTTCTGGCGGCCTTTATGGCTGTCCATATGGACAGACCAATATTCCCGGCTTTCAAAAGCACGGATTTCGTTTTCCCGCTCACAGATCAACCGCAGCGCGGGGCTTTGTACACGGCCCGCACTCAATCCCCGACGAATCTTTTTCCAAAGCAGAGGAGATAAGTTAAAACCCACCAAATAATCTAAGGCACGGCGCGCTTGTTGTGCATCCACCAAATTAAAGTCCAATTCACGCGGATTTTGAATCGCCTCTTGAACGGCTTTTTTGGTCACTTCATGAAACACAATGCGCTGCGGATGAATATTTTTCAAACCGCGCTTGCTTTTCAAGATTTCCCACAAATGCCATGAAATGGCCTCGCCTTCCCTATCCGGGTCGGTGGCCAGATAAATATTGTCTGCCTCTTTTGCGGCTGCCACAATGGCATCCACATGTTTGCCGTTTTTGGCGACAATTTGATATTTCATGGCAAAGTCATGCTCGGGATCAACCGCCCCATTTTTAGGAATCAAATCGCGCACATGCCCGTAAGATGCCAGCACCTGAAAATCAGAGCCTAAATATTTCTGCATGGACTTAGCTTTGGTAACTGATTCGACAATCAATAAATTTTTGGTCATCTACGCCGCTCTCTATAATTTTTAAATTTATTATGTTTTCAGACAGGCATTCAGGTTAAAGAATGCCTGTCTGAAAAGAAAAACAGATACTGTACCGACTTAATGCATCGTTGCCGCACCATGCAATGCAACCATCAAGTCATCACCAATCAAAACAGGCAACTCGGACTGGTGGGCCCACAACACCAACAAAGCCAGAATTTTCGCCATATTAACCGTTACTTCTTCCTGCGGCATAAACAATAAGGCATTAATCACAAACTCTCGTTGCGCTGCATCAATTGCTTTCTCTTGCTCTAAATAATGCAGCAAACCCAACACTTCCTGAGGCAGAACTTCCAACTCTTCCCGGCAATAAACCCGTACAACCTTACCGGCATTTTCCGGTAGATTCATTTTGGGCTGGCTCTCCAAAGCTTCCAACAACATCAGTAAATTACCGATTTCCACATCGCCAAAGCCGGCTTCTTCCAGCAACACCCCCAAATCATTGGAAGGCGGGCATGCATCAAAATTTCCAAAATGTTCGATTAAAAAAGCAATTACATCTGCCATGTCGTTCCTTAACTTCCTAATTTTATTTTGCAATCCGCTGGTAACGCCCTCCAGGCATTGCAGCAACGATGCCATCAAGCTCCATTTCCAACAATAATGCGTATACATCCGCCGTTGCCATAAGCAGTTGTTCAGCCAAGCTATCGGGATGAACCGGAGCATATCCCATTCTTTCCAACAGGCTCTCGGCTTCTTTTTTGTTATGTTTTTCAGACAGGCATTTAGAAATAAAGTTGTCTTCTTTCTGCTCCGCGGACGAATCCTGACTCTGACGGGATTCAGACTGCCTATATATAGAATATGATGATACTTGTGGTTTTTGCAACAACCGCGGACATTCTTGTAAAATATCTTCCAAGCTTTCTACCAGTTTCGCACCTTCTTTAATTAGTTTATGGCATCCCTTGCTGTGCGGATTGTCTATGGAACCGGGCACCGCCATGACCTCTCGCCCCATATCAGCCGCCAACTTCGCCGTAATCAGCGAACCGGATTCCAATGCAGCTTCCACTACCAGCGAAGCCTGCCCCAGCGCAGCAATCAAACGGTTTCGCCGCGGAAAGTTCCCGGCCAAAGGTCTGGTACCCAAAGGAAACTCCGACACAATCAAGCCTTTTTCAGCGATTTGATAAGCCAATTTTTGATTGGATTGAGGATAAATTCTGTCAATTCCGGTTCCCCACACCGCTACCGTTCCCCCATCTCCGGCCAAAGCGCCTTGATGTGCCGCAGTATCGATGCCGGATGCCATACCCGAAACCACTCCTATACCCTGCTGCGACAAGGTTTGGGCAAAATCATGAGCAATACGCATCGCTTGAGGTGTTGCATGACGGCTGCCGACAATCGATACCGAAGGGCGGCACAACAACTCCGGATTGCCTCTCAAAAAAAGCAAGGGAGGCGGAGTAAGCCCTTCCGTCAGCATTAAAGGAAAATCTTCGTCGCCCAATAACATCAAACGGCAACGTTCGCCTTCCGACCACTTTAACGCCGCATCAGCCGAAGCTTTTGCAAGCTCACGTCCGGTATCCCACTCTTTTGCCGCCTGTTTATGGTGCACCAAGTGCGCAATTTGTTCTGCCGACGCGGCTAAAGCTTGTTTAGCAGAGCCGAAAAAACGGATAAGGTTTAAAAAACTTTCGGCACCGATGTAAGGCGTGAGTGCCAATTGCACCCAAGCATAGTATTCATAATGATTCATTATTCCGCCTTGTAATGTGTTTCAGACAGGCATTATTACCGGATTAAAATTATTTTCTTAATTACAGTTTCACATGTAGCTCATATACTGTAAAGAACAATTTACAGCAAATACCCATATCCCCGCCCTCAATAGAAATAATAAAGCACACAAATTTTGTGTGCTTTATTTCAGACAGGCATTAATTCTTAACCACCAGAATTAATAGGGATTAATGTTGCTTCTGTAATTATATTCGTTGTGTTCGGTATCATGAGGATCCTGCGGAACATTTCTCACATGAACCTTATCGCTCTTCATATTATCCAAATCCTGCCCCGATTCCGAAGCCACATCACCGATATTGATATTGGTTAGGCTCTCCAGAATAATAGCCGAAGATAAATTTTGGCTGGTTTTATACACCATTGCCAGGCCGACTTCCTCAGCAGGAATAGACACATATTTCATCATGCTGCGTCGGCCTTTTTTACCTTCGTCAAAATCCATTTTAACCTGTTGGCTCTTTTTATATAAGCTCACTACACTGCCCACATCCAAACCGCCCGCCTCACCTTTATTCAGAGTAATGGTTTGAAACTGGCCTGCTTCGCCTACGCCGTCGAAAATCGATACCACACGCGCATCAATATGTTGACTGGGCGCATGGGGCTGAATATTGCGATTGAGTGTTTGCAGGTTTTCATCCAACTTCAGCAGATAATCGCCTTTTTTGATTTCCGAAATCGCTTCTTCCACTACCATAGGTTGTGCGGTTTTGGTAGGCACTTTAGCCAGCGGATGTAAGCGGGTGTAATATTCGCCGTCCTGCAAATATTGGGCATCTTTTTCGCTGCGCGCGTCTAAAGCGCTGTTGGTGTAAGG
This portion of the Neisseria canis genome encodes:
- the rplA gene encoding 50S ribosomal protein L1, which gives rise to MAKVSKRLKTLRQSVEANKLYSIDEAISLVKKAATAKFDESIDASFNLGVDPRKSDQVIRGSVVLPKGTGKVTRVAVFTQGANAEAAKEAGADVVGFEDLAEEVKKGNLDFDVVIASPDAMRIVGQLGTILGPRGLMPNPKVGTVTPNVAEAVKNAKAGQIQYRTDKAGIVHATIGRASFSETDLKENFYALLDALVKAKPAAAKGQYLKKVAVSSTMGLGVRVDTTSVNN
- the rsmD gene encoding 16S rRNA (guanine(966)-N(2))-methyltransferase RsmD; the protein is MSKHSKHANQVRIIGGSCRGRKIRFLSADGLRPTADMVRERLFNWLGQDLTGLKVLDLFAGSGVLGLEAASRNARHVVMVEKYKDSSRLLQQNAVELELQDKITVASQDALNYLKSSGEKFDVVFLDPPYIWEDWEILFEVLEKCLSEKAMVYIEAANMPPIPQWLYLHRKGKSGKSLFEVRIYQP
- the rplK gene encoding 50S ribosomal protein L11, whose amino-acid sequence is MAKKIIGYIKLQIPAGKANPSPPVGPALGQRGLNIMEFCKAFNAATQGMEPGLPIPVVITAFADKSFTFVMKTPPASILLKKAAGLQKGSSNPLTSKVGKITRAQLEEIAKTKEPDLTAADLDAAVRTIAGSARSMGLDVEGV
- a CDS encoding YfhL family 4Fe-4S dicluster ferredoxin yields the protein MSLFITDECINCDVCEPECPNDAIYQGEEIYEINPSLCTQCVGHYDEPQCQQVCPVDCILIDEEHPESQEELQAKYERIVAAK
- the nusG gene encoding transcription termination/antitermination protein NusG; this encodes MAKCWYVVQAYSGFEKNVQKTLKERVARENMEGYFGEILVPVEEVVDIKNGRRTVSERKFFPGYVLVEMEMTDESWHLVKSTPRVNGFIGGTANRPIPISQKEVESLMNQVGKGDTDRKPKPKVEFDIGQQVRVNDGPFADFNGVVEDVDYERNKLRVLVQIFGRETPVELEFSQVEKI
- the tuf gene encoding elongation factor Tu — protein: MAKEKFERSKPHVNVGTIGHVDHGKTTLTAALTTILAEKFGGQAKGYDQIDNAPEEKARGITINTSHVEYETETRHYAHVDCPGHADYVKNMITGAAQMDGAILVCSAADGPMPQTREHILLARQVGVPYIIVFMNKCDMVDDAELLELVEMEIRDLLSSYDFPGDDCPIVQGSALKALEGDAAYKEKIYELAAALDSYIPTPERAVDKPFLLPIEDVFSISGRGTVVTGRVERGIINVGDEIEIVGLKETQKTTCTGVEMFRKLLDQGQAGDNVGVLLRGTKREEVERGQVLAKPGTITPHTKFKAEVYVLSKEEGGRHTPFFANYRPQFYFRTTDVTGAVTLEEGVEMVMPGENVAITVELIAPIAMEEGLRFAIREGGRTVGAGVVSSIIA
- the rplJ gene encoding 50S ribosomal protein L10; this encodes MSLNIETKKAAVEEISTSIANAQTMVIAEYRGISVASMTELRSNARKEGVYLRVLKNTLARRAVEGTSFAALAEQMVGPLVYAASEDAVAAAKVLHQFSKKDDKIIIKAGSYNGEVMDASQVSELASIPSREELLSKLLFVMQAPVSSLARGLAALAEKKEGEAA
- the rplL gene encoding 50S ribosomal protein L7/L12 yields the protein MAITKEDILEAVGNLTVMELNDLVKAFEEKFGVSAAAVAVAAGPAAGAAAAEAKTEFDVILASAGDQKVGVIKVVRAITGLGLKEAKDMVDGAPKTLKEGVSQAEADDIKKQLEEAGAKVEIK
- the secE gene encoding preprotein translocase subunit SecE — translated: MTEKTPSESHSPNTGIAQWDKKSNQVKKRISVADYMKSVIAFSIFGLGLWVYYFNVLNISLYLRYALLVLSGLVAVVMILSWCQYGRGFLSYIKDSYVEFKKVVWPTRAESTKITIRVIIFALILSAFIYTVDSLITIVFNAVLLRG